In Granulicella tundricola MP5ACTX9, a single genomic region encodes these proteins:
- a CDS encoding DsbA family protein encodes MSLFKFVTTALLASAPFAAAQTSFGNPAAPVSIVAFVDLECPFSAETLPHLEAYAQAHPDQVRLQLRQFPLEQHVESRLAHEAALAAGAQGKYLEMVDLIQANQRTMTRDQYLHYAEALHLDLPRFTHDLDTHRFLPQVIDEVNEGNALGVTSTPTLYINGKQTTGAQTLVELSSLIQQADYIHKADAPPTVATEDSAAIVSPDLWKQMLTDATQALGPSDAPITVVEFTDFQCPVCRRSVQPLHDFIAASGGKIRWIYRSFPLDIHENSQIAAEADLAAGAQGKFWPMHDLLFAQQDTIDRANLDSFARQIGLDLPRFQADLTSGRFRASIATDRVLGNKAGVDGTPAFFINCHFLSGARSLPEFQQAVALATQQPGTTTPATQLAAAPPPPDHLIAGTFNAPNTILWFSDVEASAAPAIGRIIQQLIAQQGPRKETQLRVILKSYALPDHPAAALTHRASWPPPISKSSGLSTTSSQAKPCPLTRPPLRPSFKPPPPRPT; translated from the coding sequence TTGAGCCTCTTCAAATTCGTCACCACCGCCCTCCTGGCCTCGGCCCCCTTCGCAGCTGCCCAGACCTCCTTCGGCAACCCCGCCGCACCCGTCTCCATCGTCGCCTTCGTCGACCTCGAGTGCCCCTTCTCCGCCGAAACCCTCCCCCACCTCGAGGCCTACGCCCAGGCCCACCCAGATCAGGTCCGCCTCCAGCTCCGCCAGTTCCCCCTCGAGCAGCACGTTGAGTCCCGGCTTGCCCATGAAGCCGCCCTCGCCGCCGGAGCCCAGGGCAAGTATCTCGAAATGGTCGATCTCATCCAGGCCAACCAGCGCACCATGACCCGAGACCAGTACCTCCACTACGCGGAAGCCCTCCACCTCGATCTCCCCCGCTTCACCCACGACCTCGACACCCACCGCTTCCTCCCCCAGGTCATCGACGAGGTCAACGAAGGCAACGCCCTCGGCGTCACCTCCACCCCCACCCTCTACATCAACGGCAAACAAACCACCGGTGCCCAGACCCTCGTCGAACTCAGCTCCCTCATCCAGCAAGCCGACTACATCCACAAAGCCGACGCCCCGCCCACCGTTGCAACCGAAGACTCCGCCGCCATCGTCTCGCCCGACCTCTGGAAGCAGATGCTCACAGACGCAACCCAGGCACTAGGCCCTTCGGACGCCCCCATAACGGTCGTCGAGTTCACCGACTTCCAATGCCCCGTCTGCCGCCGCTCTGTCCAGCCCCTGCATGACTTCATCGCCGCAAGCGGAGGCAAGATCCGCTGGATCTACCGCAGCTTCCCCCTCGACATCCACGAAAACTCCCAGATCGCCGCGGAAGCCGACCTCGCCGCAGGTGCCCAGGGTAAGTTCTGGCCCATGCACGACCTCCTCTTCGCCCAGCAGGACACCATCGACCGCGCCAACCTCGACAGCTTCGCCCGCCAGATCGGCCTCGATCTCCCACGCTTTCAGGCCGACCTCACCTCCGGCCGCTTCCGCGCCTCCATCGCCACAGACCGCGTCCTCGGCAACAAGGCCGGCGTAGACGGCACCCCCGCCTTCTTCATCAACTGCCACTTCCTCTCCGGAGCCCGCTCCCTGCCGGAGTTCCAGCAAGCCGTAGCCCTCGCCACCCAGCAACCCGGCACCACCACACCCGCAACCCAGCTAGCCGCCGCCCCACCCCCACCCGACCACCTCATCGCCGGAACCTTCAACGCCCCCAACACCATCCTCTGGTTCTCGGACGTGGAAGCCTCAGCCGCACCAGCCATCGGCAGGATCATCCAGCAGCTCATCGCCCAGCAAGGCCCTCGAAAAGAGACCCAACTCCGCGTAATCCTCAAAAGCTACGCCCTCCCCGATCACCCCGCCGCAGCCCTCACCCACCGCGCCTCCTGGCCGCCGCCGATCAGCAAAAGTTCTGGCCTTTCTACTACCTCCTCGCAGGCAAAACCCTGCCCCCTGACCCGGCCGCCGCTCAGGCCATCATTCAAGCCGCCGCCACCCAGGCCGACCTGA
- a CDS encoding DsbA family protein produces the protein MPPDPAAAQAIIQAAATQADLNPEAFHRALADPTLTSDIESDHLEGARRGIRGVPALSLNEKRVDGIQSLDLYQKYLAQEQANLQISN, from the coding sequence CTGCCCCCTGACCCGGCCGCCGCTCAGGCCATCATTCAAGCCGCCGCCACCCAGGCCGACCTGAATCCAGAAGCCTTCCACCGAGCCCTGGCCGACCCCACCCTCACCTCAGACATAGAATCTGACCACCTCGAAGGCGCCCGCCGCGGCATCCGCGGCGTCCCCGCCCTCTCCCTCAACGAAAAGCGCGTAGACGGCATCCAGTCCCTCGACCTCTACCAGAAATACCTTGCCCAGGAGCAGGCTAACCTGCAGATTTCAAACTAG